Genomic DNA from Solidesulfovibrio sp.:
GGTCCTCCTTGCGGGTGTGTTTCCCGTCGGGCGGCGTGTTTCCTGACCCTTAATTGAAAATGATTGTCAGTGTCAACACAATCGCCTCGTCCGCCGCTGAAAACATCGGTTCGGGCGAGGCAGGTGTGGCGAGGACAGGACATGGCATGCCCCACCGTTGGGCGTTCCCCTGGCGAGAGGGTTGCGTGTCTATTTATGATAATGTCGATTGAGTTAATGATAAAACAAAGGGCGCAAAACCGTCAAGGCGAACCGGGCGGCTGGAAGGGAGAGGAAGGCGGATCAGCCCGGGAAGAGCAGGGCGGACAGCCGGGAGTCGGGGAAGCGCCGGGCCAGGCGGGTGAGCAGGAGCCCGCCGCACAGCGAAAAGGCCATGGCGGCCAGCCCCAGGGGCAGCCGCCAGGCCGGGGCCACGGGCGGGGCGGCCACGGCGTAGAAGGCCAGCACCAGGACGTAATGGGACAGGTAGATGCCCAGCGTGTCGCGGCCGGTGGCGGCCAGCAGCGTGAAGAGCCTTCCCCCGCCGCGTGCCTCGACCCGGCGGCAGGCGCAGCACAGGGCCAGGGCCCCGGTCGTCTGGAAGGCCAGGCCGGAAAGCAGGAAATACTGGCGGTAGTTGGCCCCGAGCCGGCCCGCCTGGGCGCTGACCTCCCACAGGTAGGCGCCAAAGGCCAGGGCCGCGGCGGCGCCGACGAGGGGCAACCGCCTGGTCAGGGCGGCCAGCACGTCCTCGTGGCGCGACAGCCAGGCGCCGAGGAAGAAGAACCAGGCCCAGGCCGGGGCCAGCCGGATGCCCACCAGTTCGAAGCGGAAATCCGCCGGCGGGCTGAGGTGGAACAGGAACTGGGACAAGCCGTAGAAGCACAAGGTGGATGCGGCGGCGGCCAGGGTCCAGGCGTTGAGGCTGTTG
This window encodes:
- a CDS encoding acyltransferase translates to MPRAAFGPRRLQWIEAARTVAMAVVVWSHASNTAFFREGDFSVTPLFSACLVTCAVPAFFLVSGYLLGRNDLGRPPEVPFSRRPARQAARLVPPFLAWNVLTLCCLKGLYGVPLFLPGHLADLLTGSMQLYFLFALLQFLALLTRVNPFATRNSLNAWTLAAAASTLCFYGLSQFLFHLSPPADFRFELVGIRLAPAWAWFFFLGAWLSRHEDVLAALTRRLPLVGAAAALAFGAYLWEVSAQAGRLGANYRQYFLLSGLAFQTTGALALCCACRRVEARGGGRLFTLLAATGRDTLGIYLSHYVLVLAFYAVAAPPVAPAWRLPLGLAAMAFSLCGGLLLTRLARRFPDSRLSALLFPG